One window of the Prionailurus bengalensis isolate Pbe53 chromosome E1, Fcat_Pben_1.1_paternal_pri, whole genome shotgun sequence genome contains the following:
- the BCL6B gene encoding B-cell CLL/lymphoma 6 member B protein: MGSTATPEGALGYVREFTRHSSDVLGNLNELRLRGILTDVTLLVGGQPLRAHKAVLIACSGFFYSIFRGRAGVGVDVLSLPGGPEAGGFAPLLDFMYTSRLRLSPATAPAVLAAATYLQMEHVVQACHRFIQASYEPLGISLRPLEAEPPTPPMAPPPGSPRRSEGHPDPPTESRSCSQGSPDPKACNWKKYKFIVLNSQASQAGSLAGERSSGQLCPQAGLPSGDEASSSSGSEEGPIPGPQSRLSPTAVTGQFKCGAPVHTRHLLTAPAQETPGSHAGPACPPPGSEFFSCQNCEAVAGCSSGLDPLAPGDEDKPYKCQLCRSAFRYKGNLASHRTVHTGEKPYHCSICGARFNRPANLKTHSRIHSGEKPYKCETCGSRFVQVAHLRAHVLIHTGEKPYPCPTCGTRFRHLQTLKSHVRIHTGEKPYHCDPCGLHFRHKSQLRLHLRQKHGAATNTKVHYHILGGP; encoded by the exons ATGGGCTCCACCGCCACCCCGGAGGGGGCGCTGGGCTACGTCCGCGAGTTCACGCGCCACTCCTCCGACGTGCTCGGCAACCTGAATGAGCTGCGCCTGCGCGGGATCCTCACTGACGTCACGCTGCTGGTTGGCGGGCAACCCCTCCGCGCCCACAAGGCGGTTCTTATCGCCTGCAG CGGCTTCTTCTATTCAATTTTCCGAGGCCGCGCAGGAGTGGGGGTGGACGTGCTCTCCCTGCCCGGGGGCCCCGAAGCCGGAGGCTTCGCTCCCCTTCTGGACTTCATGTACACCTCACGCCTCCGCCTCTCTCCCGCCACTGCGCCCGCGGTCCTTGCGGCCGCCACCTACTTGCAGATGGAACATGTGGTCCAGGCATGCCACCGCTTCATCCAGGCCAG CTATGAACCTCTGGGCATCTCTCTGCGGCCTTTGGAGGCAGAACCCCCCACGCCGCCGATGGCCCCTCCCCCGGGCAGTCCCAGGCGCTCCGAAGGACACCCGGACCCACCTACTGAATCTCGCAGCTGCAGTCAAGGTAGCCCAGACCCCAAGGCCTGCAACTGGAAAAAATACAAGTTCATCGTGTTAAACTCTCAGGCCTCCCAAGCGGGGAGCCTGGCGGGGGAGAGGAGTTCCGGTCAACTTTGCCCCCAAGCCGGGCTCCCCAGTGGAGATGAGGCTTCCAGCAGCAGTGGCAGTGAAGAAGGACCCATTCCTGGTCCCCAGAGCAG GCTGTCTCCAACTGCTGTCACGGGACAGTTCAAGTGTGGGGCTCCAGTCCATACCCGCCATCTCCTCACAGCCCCGGCTCAAGAGACCCCTGGCTCACACGCTGGGCCGGCTTGTCCCCCACCAG gaAGTGAATTTTTCAGCTGCCAGAACTGCGAGGCTGTGGCCGGGTGCTCGTCGGGGCTGGACCCCTTGGCTCCTGGGGATGAGGACAAACCTTACAAGTGTCAGCTGTGCCGGTCCGCCTTCCGCTACAAAGGCAACCTGGCCAGTCACCGCACGGTGCACACAG gggaGAAGCCCTACCACTGTTCCATCTGCGGGGCCCGCTTCAACCGGCCGGCCAACCTGAAAACGCACAGCCGCATCCACTCCGGAGAGAAGCCGTACAAGTGTGAGACGTGCGGCTCGCGCTTCGTGCAG gtaGCGCACCTGCGCGCGCACGTGCTCATCCACACCGGGGAGAAGCCCTATCCCTGCCCCACCTGCGGCACTCGCTTCCGCCACCTACAGACCCTCAAGAGCCACGTTCGCATCCACACCGGGGAGAAGCCTTACCAC tgcGACCCCTGCGGCCTGCATTTCCGGCACAAGAGTCAACTTCGGCTGCATCTGCGCCAGAAGCACGGGGCTGCCACCAACACTAAAGTGCACTACCACATTCTGGGGGGGCCCTAG
- the LOC122484844 gene encoding monocarboxylate transporter 13, whose protein sequence is MARRAEPPDGGWGWMVVLSAFFQSALVFGVLRSFGVFFVELVAAFQEQAARVSWIASIGIAVQQFGSPVGSALSTKYGPRPVVMAGGILAASGMLLASFATSVTHLYLSIGLLSGSGWALTFTPTLACLSRYFSRRRSLATGLALTGVGLSSFAFAPLFQWLVSRYAWRGALLLVSALSLHLVACGALLRPLSLTEDPAVGGPGAQLSSLLRHGPFLRYTVALTLINTGYFIPYVHLMAHLQDLDWEPLSAAFLLSVVAVSDLVGRVASGWLGDTAPGPVARLLMLWTTLTGVSLALFPVARTPTALMVLAVAYGFTSGALTPVAFSVLPELVGTGRIYCGLGLVQMVESIGGLLGAPLSGYLRDTTGNYTASFVVAGAFLLVGSGILITLPHVFCFSASASKPQDPKTDAVDTKVSLTKEGLQED, encoded by the exons ATGGCGCGCAGGGCCGAGCCCCCCgacgggggctgggggtggatgGTGGTGCTGTCCGCCTTCTTCCAGTCGGCGCTGGTGTTCGGGGTGCTCCGTTCTTTCGGCGTCTTCTTCGTGGAGTTAGTGGCGGCGTTCCAAGAGCAGGCGGCGCGGGTCTCCTGGATCGCCTCCATAGGGATCGCCGTGCAGCAGTTCGGGA gcCCCGTGGGCAGCGCCCTGAGCACGAAGTACGGGCCCAGGCCCGTGGTGATGGCTGGGGGCATCTTGGCTGCGTCGGGGATGCTGCTCGCCTCCTTTGCTACCTCCGTGACCCACCTATACCTGAGCATTGGGCTGCTGTCAG GCTCTGGCTGGGCCTTGACCTTCACTCCGACCCTGGCTTGCCTGTCCCGTTACTTCTCTCGGAGGCGATCCCTGGCCACGGGGCTGGCACTGACCGGCGTGGGTCTCTCCTCCTTTGCCTTTGCCCCACTTTTCCAGTGGCTGGTCAGCCGCTACGCCTGGCGGGGGGCACTGTTGCTGGtgtctgccctctctctccacctggtGGCCTGCGGGGCACTCCTCCGCCCACTCTCCCTGACGGAGGACCCTGCTGTGGGCGGCCCTGGGGCCCAACTCTCTTCCCTCCTCCGCCACGGCCCCTTCCTTCGTTACACTGTGGCCCTCACCCTGATCAACACTGGCTACTTCATCCCCTACGTGCACTTGATGGCCCATCTCCAGGACCTGGACTGGGAGCCTCTGTCTGCCGCCTTCCTCCTCTCGGTGGTGGCTGTGTCTGACCTCGTGGGACGCGTGGCTTCTGGGTGGCTGGGGGACACCGCCCCAGGACCTGTGGCTCGACTCCTAATGCTTTGGACCACCCTGACCGGGGTGTCACTGGCCCTGTTCCCCGTGGCTCGGACTCCCACGGCCCTGATGGTTCTGGCCGTGGCCTATGGCTTCACATCAGGGGCCCTGACCCCCGTGGCCTTCTCCGTGTTGCCTGAACTGGTGGGCACTGGAAGGATATACTGTGGCCTGGGACTGGTGCAGATGGTAGAGAGCATCGGGGGGCTGCTGGGGGCCCCTCTGTCAG GCTACCTCCGAGATACGACAGGCAACTACACAGCTTCTTTTGTGGTGGCCGGGGCCTTCCTTCTCGTGGGGAGCGGGATTCTCATCACGCTGCCTCACGTCTTCTGCTTCTCGGCCTCTGCCTCCAAGCCCCAGGACCCCAAGACGGATGCAGTGGATACCAAGGTCTCTCTCACCAAGGAAGGGCTGCAGGAGGACTGA
- the SLC16A11 gene encoding LOW QUALITY PROTEIN: monocarboxylate transporter 11 (The sequence of the model RefSeq protein was modified relative to this genomic sequence to represent the inferred CDS: deleted 1 base in 1 codon), protein MTPKPAGPPDGGWGWVVAAAAFAVNGLCYGLLRSLGLALPDLAEHFDRSTQDTAWVSALALAVQQAASPVGSALSTRWGARPVVMVGGVLTSLGFVFSAFARSLLHLYLGLGVLAGSGWALVFAPALGTLSRYFSRRRVLAVGLALTGNGASSLLLAPTLQLLLDTFGWRGALLVLGAITLHLAPCGALLRPLVLPGDPPAPPRGPLAALGLGLFARRAFSVFALGTALVGGGYFVPYVHLAPHALDRGLGGYGAALVVAVAAVGDAGARLISGWLADQGWVPLSRLLLVFGALTGLGVLAVGLVPLAGSQEGCRGGLLAAAGAYGLSAGSYAPLVFGVLPGLVGVGDVVQATGLVMMLMSLGGLLGPPLSGFLRDETGDFTASFLACGSFILSGSFIYMGLPGALPSCPPASPSRQATPPPESGELLPVLPVALLSSGGPRSTLDTTC, encoded by the exons ATGACCCCCAAGCCTGCCGGACCCCCGGacgggggctggggctgggtggtGGCCGCCGCAGCCTTCGCGGTGAATGGGCTCTGCTACGGGCTGTTACGCTCGCTGGGCCTCGCCCTCCCTGACCTCGCGGAGCACTTTGACCGAAGCACTCAGGACACTGCGTGGGTCAGCGCCCTGGCCCTGGCGGTGCAGCAGGCAGCCA GCCCAGTGGGCAGCGCCCTGAGCACCCGCTGGGGGGCGCGCCCCGTGGTGATGGTTGGGGGCGTCCTCACCTCGCTGGGCTTCGTCTTCTCCGCTTTCGCCCGCAGTCTGCTGCACCTCTACCTTGGCCTGGGCGTCCTTGCtg GCTCTGGCTGGGCCCTGGTGTTCGCCCCTGCCCTGGGAACCCTGTCCCGTTACTTCTCCCGCCGTCGAGTCTTGGCCGTGGGGCTGGCGCTCACGGGCAACGGGGCCTCCTCGCTGCTCCTGGCGCCCACCCTGCAGCTCCTCCTTGACACCTTCGGCTGGCGGGGCGCCCTGCTCGTCCTCGGCGCCATCACCCTCCACCTCGCCCCCTGTGGCGCCCTGCTGCGACCCCTGGTGCTCCCTGGCGACCCCCCCGCGCCACCCCGCGGGCCCTTAGCTGCCCTCGGCCTGGGTCTCTTCGCGCGCCGGGCCTTCTCAGTTTTTGCTCTGGGCACAGCCCTGGTTGGGGGCGGCTACTTCGTCCCCTACGTGCACTTGGCCCCCCACGCTTTAGACCGGGGCCTGGGCGGGTATGGGGCAGCGCTGGTGGTGGCCGTGGCTGCCGTGGGGGACGCGGGCGCGCGGCTGATCAGCGGCTGGCTGGCGGACCAGGGCTGGGTGCCCCTCTCGCGGCTTCTGCTGGTGTTCGGGGCTCTGACCGGGCTGGGGGTGCTGGCCGTGGGACTGGTGCCCTTGGCGGGGAGCCAGGAGGGCTGCCGGGGGGGCCTGCTGGCCGCGGCTGGGGCCTACGGGCTGAGCGCCGGAAGCTACGCCCCCCTGGTTTTCGGTGTGCTCCCGGGGCTAGTGGGCGTCGGAGATGTCGTACAGGCCACAGGGCTGGTGATGATGCTGATGAGTCTGGGGGGGCTTCTGGGCCCTCCCCTGTCAG GCTTCCTAAGGGACGAGACTGGGGACTTCACCGCCTCCTTCCTGGCCTGCGGCTCTTTCATTCTCTCCGGCAGCTTCATCTACATGGGGCTGCCG GGGGCGCTGCCCTCCTGCCCACCGGCCTCCCCCTCCCGGCAGGCCACCCCTCCTCCCGAGAGCGGGGAGCTGCTCCCGGTTCTTCCGGTCGCCCTGCTCTCCTCGGGAGGCCCTCGATCCACTCTGGACACTACGTGTTGA